From a region of the Halobacteriovorax sp. HLS genome:
- a CDS encoding response regulator, giving the protein MNRTILIVDDEEDIRDLLKVYFVDEGYKVIEAKDGLEGYSKLENENVDVIISDVKMPNLNGIEFSKRAKAFKPDIPIYLVTAFSEYTEKEVLAIGVEAIIFKPFDISEIVDLVDRHFK; this is encoded by the coding sequence ATGAATAGAACAATCTTAATTGTAGATGATGAAGAGGATATTAGAGATCTTTTAAAGGTTTACTTTGTTGATGAGGGATACAAAGTTATCGAAGCAAAAGATGGATTAGAAGGCTACTCTAAATTAGAGAATGAAAATGTCGATGTCATTATTTCTGATGTTAAAATGCCAAATTTAAATGGAATTGAATTTTCAAAAAGAGCGAAGGCCTTTAAGCCTGATATTCCAATCTATCTGGTTACTGCATTTAGCGAATATACTGAAAAAGAAGTTTTGGCCATTGGTGTTGAGGCCATAATATTTAAACCTTTTGATATAAGTGAAATTGTCGATTTAGTAGATCGTCATTTTAAATAG
- a CDS encoding DUF962 domain-containing protein has product MRSLSQWLEEYGQSHQNSVNQTIHKICVPLIEFSLLGIFWLIPTPQIFWNIPYLNWATLFSFLALIFYVSLLNFKYLLGSICMLFPMLILISFLKNSYGGIIIYGFGLIFALSWIGQFIGHKIEGKKPSFFKDLFFLLIGPLWVLKSLFQKLGIED; this is encoded by the coding sequence ATGAGAAGTTTATCACAGTGGCTCGAAGAGTATGGACAAAGTCACCAAAATTCAGTCAATCAGACGATTCATAAGATATGCGTTCCTTTGATTGAGTTTTCATTGCTGGGGATATTTTGGTTAATTCCAACGCCGCAGATCTTTTGGAATATTCCTTATCTAAATTGGGCAACTCTGTTTAGCTTCTTAGCATTAATCTTCTATGTTTCTCTTCTTAATTTCAAGTATCTCCTAGGTTCAATATGCATGCTCTTTCCGATGCTTATTCTGATCTCATTTCTTAAAAATAGCTATGGTGGAATTATTATTTATGGATTTGGTTTGATCTTTGCTCTTTCCTGGATAGGTCAGTTTATAGGTCATAAAATTGAGGGGAAGAAGCCATCTTTCTTTAAAGACTTATTCTTTCTTTTAATTGGCCCTCTATGGGTATTAAAGTCACTCTTTCAAAAATTAGGAATTGAAGACTAA
- a CDS encoding DMT family transporter, with product MNEAYLYGLGANLTFALGSQIFTMYSRRISSVWMNFFKALVGLVCFGLSVSLFSTWNSISLTFFLLFFSSGFIGLGVGDIFLLKSFSEMGPGRTLMLFGFQPLIIGILSYFVFGQTIDSTKFWAIAFFILCLGTFSIESFKSSGSWNVRAISIAFLGMTLDGIGVVITRYSFDNNPLIGSMEGNFYRCIGAVSVFLILSIIRPFGFLQKWKMQTTRDKLLLCVGSLLGTFICLALYLKAMQTAHLATLSGIAITGTIFSSLFESIIERKWPSRYLILAFIFFLFGMNFLLF from the coding sequence ATGAATGAAGCATATCTCTATGGACTAGGCGCTAATTTGACTTTCGCCCTTGGTTCTCAGATCTTTACAATGTACTCAAGAAGAATCTCATCAGTTTGGATGAACTTCTTTAAAGCTCTTGTAGGTCTTGTATGCTTTGGTCTATCTGTTTCATTATTCTCTACATGGAATAGTATTTCGCTGACATTCTTTCTACTATTTTTCAGTTCTGGCTTTATTGGTCTTGGAGTTGGAGACATATTCTTGCTTAAATCCTTTAGTGAGATGGGTCCTGGTAGAACGCTTATGTTATTTGGATTTCAACCTCTGATCATTGGCATTTTGAGCTACTTTGTTTTTGGGCAGACAATCGACTCTACTAAATTTTGGGCGATTGCTTTTTTTATTCTCTGTCTGGGCACTTTCTCGATTGAATCATTTAAAAGTTCTGGCTCGTGGAATGTTCGCGCTATTTCTATTGCTTTTCTAGGAATGACTTTAGATGGAATAGGAGTTGTCATTACCAGATATAGCTTTGATAATAATCCTCTGATTGGATCGATGGAGGGGAATTTCTATCGCTGCATTGGGGCCGTGAGTGTCTTTCTCATTCTATCGATAATTAGACCTTTTGGTTTTTTACAGAAATGGAAAATGCAAACCACAAGAGATAAGTTATTGCTTTGTGTTGGAAGTCTTCTTGGAACATTCATATGTCTGGCCCTCTATTTGAAGGCAATGCAAACAGCACACCTAGCAACTCTTTCGGGAATCGCTATTACAGGAACTATCTTTTCAAGTTTATTTGAATCTATTATTGAAAGGAAATGGCCAAGTAGATATTTAATTCTAGCTTTTATTTTCTTTTTATTTGGAATGAACTTTCTTCTTTTCTAA
- the grxB gene encoding glutaredoxin 2 has translation MKLYHYVHCPFCVRVRMALGLLNLKYESIVLPYDDESTPVQLMGVKMLPIFDFGDSRVSNESLDIIKILDTDNLLRCDLLTEEKLEELNSLLSEIGSNVHSLCMPYWMWTPEFNDQSRKYFQDKKESKRGPFSKLIQNKETFLNGLSTTLSSLEKELLPFYQSEKITILDIMIASHLWGMYIFPEFQFSQKLDTYLQEVRRLTKFNYHEDFWR, from the coding sequence ATGAAACTATATCATTACGTACATTGCCCTTTCTGTGTCAGAGTTAGAATGGCCCTAGGCCTTTTAAATCTTAAATATGAATCCATTGTTCTTCCATACGACGATGAATCTACTCCAGTTCAATTAATGGGAGTAAAAATGCTTCCTATATTCGATTTTGGAGATTCAAGAGTAAGTAATGAGAGCTTAGATATTATAAAAATCCTTGATACTGACAACCTATTGCGTTGTGACTTATTAACTGAAGAAAAGTTAGAAGAACTAAATTCTCTACTTAGCGAAATTGGATCAAATGTTCACTCACTATGTATGCCATATTGGATGTGGACACCAGAGTTCAATGATCAATCGAGAAAGTATTTTCAAGATAAGAAAGAATCTAAACGAGGACCATTTTCAAAACTCATACAAAATAAAGAAACTTTTCTAAACGGACTCAGTACGACATTAAGTTCTCTAGAAAAGGAGCTGCTTCCATTTTATCAGAGTGAAAAAATAACTATCTTAGACATTATGATAGCTTCACACTTATGGGGTATGTACATATTTCCAGAGTTTCAGTTCTCACAGAAGTTAGATACTTACCTACAAGAAGTGAGAAGACTGACAAAGTTCAACTATCATGAAGATTTTTGGAGATAA
- a CDS encoding MFS transporter: MSLELISKDKRFYPLFWTMYLGALNDNLFKNALVLLITYKSISLMGMNSGALVAMCGGIFILPFFLFSATAGQLADSKSKTTLIRITKITELIVMTLAAIGFYSNSFTLLLIVLFLMGTQSTFFGPLKYGIIPQLLKKDELVLGNAYIGGGTFLAILVGTILGGVVVSTDDPGLLSSLGVLSVSILGIISAFKVKNVEAVDSTVRPDYTFVRPTIEIIKLTMKERSIFHTCMGISWFWFIGAAILSLIPSLCKDVFNGNEAVGTLFLATFTIGMGIGSFLAERLSQKRPETGMVAIAAVLMSIFLADLAYSASQYSFIQSENHFSVLEFLRQDYSLRAIIDLLLVSVFGGTYIIPQFTYLQDFTPRAILSRVIAGNNIWNAIFMVSAAVMIMVLSSLSMSIAQIILIIAVLNFLFSFYLYYVNSDVTLRFLFWIMSKVIYKLEIEGRDNIPTDGAVVIACNHVSFIDWVLIMSASPRPVRFVIDYAYYYAKGMKFWFKQAHLIPIATRKQDPQILNEAFELIKQSLEEKAVVGIFPEGWITRDGKLRKFQPGIKKIVETTPTIVVPMVIKGLWGSFFSFEGKGVLKGFSLRRRRVTLKILPPIAADKFNFKELEEIIHSEAQ; the protein is encoded by the coding sequence GTGTCACTAGAATTAATATCAAAAGATAAGAGGTTCTATCCTTTGTTTTGGACGATGTACCTAGGTGCATTAAATGATAACTTATTTAAAAATGCTCTCGTTCTATTAATTACTTATAAAAGCATTTCTTTAATGGGAATGAATTCCGGAGCGCTAGTTGCGATGTGTGGAGGGATTTTTATTCTTCCTTTCTTTCTCTTTTCGGCAACTGCAGGCCAGCTGGCAGATTCTAAGTCTAAAACCACTTTGATAAGAATCACAAAAATCACTGAACTCATCGTCATGACTTTAGCGGCAATTGGTTTCTACTCTAACAGTTTCACTTTATTATTAATCGTCCTCTTTTTAATGGGAACTCAGTCTACTTTCTTTGGACCTTTGAAATATGGAATCATCCCTCAGTTGCTCAAAAAAGATGAGTTAGTTTTAGGTAATGCCTATATTGGAGGTGGAACCTTCTTAGCTATACTTGTTGGAACAATTTTAGGGGGAGTTGTTGTTTCTACAGATGATCCCGGACTTTTGAGCTCCCTAGGAGTGCTAAGTGTTTCAATATTAGGTATAATTAGTGCTTTTAAGGTTAAGAATGTTGAGGCGGTAGATTCTACAGTTAGGCCTGACTATACTTTTGTTAGGCCAACAATTGAGATTATCAAGTTAACCATGAAAGAGAGAAGTATCTTTCATACTTGTATGGGAATTTCTTGGTTCTGGTTTATAGGTGCCGCAATTCTTTCTTTAATCCCTAGTCTTTGCAAAGATGTATTTAATGGTAATGAGGCCGTTGGAACTCTTTTTCTCGCAACCTTCACCATTGGGATGGGGATTGGGTCTTTTCTAGCAGAGAGACTTTCTCAGAAAAGACCTGAAACAGGTATGGTCGCAATAGCAGCAGTCCTAATGAGTATCTTTCTTGCTGACCTTGCTTATAGTGCTAGTCAATATAGCTTTATCCAGAGTGAGAATCACTTTAGTGTTTTAGAATTTTTAAGACAAGACTACTCTTTAAGGGCAATAATAGACCTATTACTTGTTTCAGTCTTTGGAGGAACATATATCATTCCTCAATTTACTTATTTACAGGACTTTACTCCAAGAGCTATTTTATCTCGAGTGATTGCTGGAAATAATATTTGGAATGCGATCTTTATGGTATCCGCAGCAGTTATGATTATGGTGTTGAGTTCTCTGAGTATGAGTATCGCACAAATCATTCTTATCATTGCTGTCTTAAACTTTCTATTTTCATTCTATCTCTATTATGTAAACTCTGATGTTACACTTCGATTTCTCTTTTGGATAATGTCCAAAGTCATCTACAAATTAGAGATTGAGGGCAGAGATAATATTCCTACCGATGGAGCAGTAGTTATTGCATGTAACCATGTTAGCTTTATTGATTGGGTTTTAATTATGTCTGCTAGTCCAAGACCTGTTCGCTTTGTCATTGACTACGCCTATTATTATGCAAAGGGTATGAAGTTTTGGTTTAAGCAAGCTCATTTGATTCCTATTGCGACTAGAAAGCAAGATCCTCAAATCCTTAATGAGGCCTTTGAACTTATTAAACAGTCCTTGGAGGAGAAGGCCGTTGTGGGGATATTTCCTGAAGGCTGGATTACAAGAGATGGAAAGCTGAGAAAGTTTCAACCAGGAATTAAGAAAATTGTTGAGACGACTCCTACTATTGTTGTTCCAATGGTAATAAAGGGACTATGGGGATCTTTCTTCTCTTTTGAAGGAAAGGGAGTTTTAAAAGGTTTCTCTTTGAGAAGAAGAAGAGTCACTCTCAAAATTTTACCACCCATAGCTGCTGATAAATTTAACTTTAAGGAATTAGAAGAAATTATACATAGTGAGGCACAATGA
- a CDS encoding PPC domain-containing DNA-binding protein, translated as MKYQKDGNTVFLVADKGENLFEALYKAQAELGFTGAQVKGIGALKNIEIGFFHCDEKNYDKTIIKEEKELLSLDGNFTFNEGKPFFHLHAVLGNEDYTTSGGHLFDATVAVTLEIYLQLNNLKVERKPNAEIGLNLCEL; from the coding sequence ATGAAATATCAAAAAGATGGAAATACTGTATTCTTGGTCGCTGATAAGGGTGAGAACCTATTTGAAGCTCTTTATAAGGCCCAAGCAGAGCTAGGTTTTACTGGAGCTCAAGTAAAGGGGATAGGAGCTCTAAAAAATATCGAGATTGGTTTCTTTCATTGCGATGAAAAAAATTATGATAAGACCATAATAAAGGAAGAGAAAGAGCTTCTTTCATTAGATGGGAACTTTACTTTCAATGAAGGAAAACCATTCTTTCACTTGCATGCAGTACTTGGTAATGAGGATTATACAACAAGTGGTGGGCATCTCTTTGATGCGACCGTTGCTGTAACATTGGAAATCTATCTGCAATTAAATAATTTGAAAGTAGAAAGAAAGCCTAATGCTGAAATTGGACTTAATTTGTGTGAGCTTTAA
- a CDS encoding HAD family acid phosphatase gives MKEVIVVDLDGTLADCEHRVHHVEQVPKDWKSFNEKMEFDKLNLWCKKIIDSMRSNGIETVLLTGRGEENRDKTLKWLEENGVEFLDLYMRPVGDEREDAHIKKEIYLEKIAPSYKTLFVIEDRLSVVKMWRSIDVTCLQCEWGDF, from the coding sequence GTGAAGGAAGTAATTGTTGTAGACCTTGATGGGACCTTGGCCGACTGTGAGCATAGAGTTCATCACGTTGAACAGGTACCTAAAGACTGGAAGTCATTTAATGAGAAAATGGAGTTTGATAAACTTAACCTTTGGTGCAAGAAAATTATAGACTCAATGAGAAGTAATGGCATCGAAACAGTTTTACTTACTGGAAGAGGGGAAGAAAATAGGGATAAGACTCTTAAATGGTTAGAAGAAAATGGAGTCGAATTTTTAGATCTTTACATGAGACCAGTAGGTGATGAGCGCGAAGATGCTCATATTAAAAAAGAAATTTACTTAGAAAAAATCGCTCCTAGCTATAAGACGCTCTTTGTTATCGAGGACCGTTTAAGTGTAGTGAAAATGTGGCGATCTATTGATGTTACTTGCTTGCAGTGTGAGTGGGGTGATTTTTAG